One Mycolicibacterium rufum genomic window, ACGCGCTGCACCGTCAAGCACAGCTGGATGGCGCGCGTCCCCGCGCAGAACGACGACATGCGTGCCGCGTACGACGCCATCTACGACGGCGTGCACGCCGCGGTGCGCGACGAGGATTTCGCGATGCTGCCGCAGTGCGGACAGGGCGTCCGCCACGGCCAGCACGACCACATGATCATCGGGCGCAACGAGATCGCCGTTCAGCACATGATCAAGGTGTTCGCCGACGAACTCGGCGTCGCGCTGGCCTGAGCGCGTCAGTCGTCGTCGTCCTTCTTCTTGTCGTCCTTCTTGTCCTCGTCGTCGGACCGGTCCGAGTCCTTACCGGAACCCTTGTCGTCTCCGTCGTCCTTGTCGTCATCGCCGTCGCGATCCGACGTGTCGGAATCCTTGTCCGACGATGCCGCGACGAGTTCGAGCACCGCCCAGTGGCTCGGCGAGAGAAGCACCGACCACTTGCCTTCCTCGCGGCCCAATTTCAGGACACCGTCGTCGAGCTCCCACACGGTGTCGTCGTCGTGCGTGGATTCCTGCCCGTCGCTGTACGTGAGTTTGAATGCCATGGGCGCTGAATGCCCGAACGGCGTTGGAGTTAACCGCCCGATCTGCGTTGCAGCAGCGCCGAGACCGTCAGCACCCCGATACCCGCAAGGGCGAGCACCGCTCCGGCCGCGGCAGGAGCCGTGTAACCCAGGCCCGCGGAGATCACCAGGCCGCCCACCCAGGCGCCGCTGGCGTTGCCGATGTTCAGCGCCGAATGGTTCAGTGCCGCGGCGAGTGTCTGCGCACCGTGCGCGACATCCATTAGCCGGGTCTGCAGGGCCGGCCCGACCGACGATCCCGACGCGCCCACCGCGAACAGCACGACCAGAGCGGTCCACGGGTTGTGCGCGGCGGCCACGAATACCGTCAGCGCCACCGCGAGCGCGCCCAGCGACAGATACAGCGCGCGCAGCACCGAACGGTCGGCCAACCGTCCGCCCGCCAGGTTGCCGCAGAACATGCCGAGACCGAACACCATGAGCGCCAACGGGATCAGCGGCCGCGGCAGGCCTGCGACATCGGTCATCGTCGTCGAGATGTAGGTGTAGACGGCGAACATGCCGCCGAAGCCGATCATGCCGACCAGCAGCGCCAGCCACACCTGCGGGCGGCGCAGTGCGCCCAACTCGGTGAGCGGACTCGTCGTCTGCATCGTGCGCAACTGCAGGGGAAGCCAGCACCACAGTGCGGTGAGCGTGACCGCGCCGATGGCGACCACGAGGCCGAAAGCGGCTCGCCAGCCCAGGGATTGACCCAGCCACGAAGCCATCGGCACGCCGAGCACGGTCGCGATGGTCAACCCGGACATCACATGCGCGACCGCCTTGGCCCGGTTCTGCGGCCCCATCAGATGGGCGGCCGACAGCGCGGCCACCCCGAAGAACGCGCCGTGCGGCAGACCGGCCGCGAAGCGGGCGGCCATCAGCGTCTCGTAGGACGGCGCCAGCATGCTGGCCAGGTTGCCGAGGGTGAACACCGCGATCAGCCCGAGCAGTAGCGTGCGCCGCGCCATCCGCGCCGTCAGCGCGGCGATGGCCGGGGCGCCCACCACCACGCCCAGTGCGTAGGCCGAGATGATGTGGCCGGCGCTGGGTTCGGAGATGTCGAAGCTGGCGGCGATGTCGGGAAGCAAGCCCATCGACACGAACTCGGTGGTGCCGATGCCGAAGCCGCCCAGCGCCAGCGCCACCACGGCGAGCCAGCGCACCACGGGATCGGGGGCGACCACGGCCACCGGGCCGACGGGACGTTCCTGAGTGACGGTCACAGCGCGTGCTCCTTCCTGATGACGGGCGTGCTCAGTGCGACGGACACAGCGGCGAGGCGAGTGATGCGGGTCCAGTCGCGGGCGCGCACGGCCTCGCGCGGCGCCAGCCAGTCGGCGACGACACAGCCGACGTTGGGCGCGGCGAGATAGCCGGACAGATCGGCCGGGCCCAGCCCGCCCGCTGCGGCGAAGCGGGCACGCGGAGCGAACGCGGCCAGCGCCTTGAGGTGGCGCAGACCGCCGAGCGCGGCCGCTGGGTGCAGCACCATGTCGGTGTAGCCCTCATCGAGAACCTCGATGGCGTCGAGCACCGTGGCGACGGTCGGCAGGTGGGGCAGTTCGGCGGCGCGCATCGCGGCGCGCACCTCGGCGTCGGCGGTGGCCGCGACCAGGAACTCCGCTCCCGCGGCGCGGGCAAGCGCAGGGTGTTCGGCGCCGGCCACAGCGCCCGCCCCGACGACGATCTGCGGCGCGTCCGAGCGGATCGCGTCGATCGCCTCCCAGGCGGCGGGCGCGTCGACAGCGATCTGGACCTGCGGCAGGCCGGCCTCGGCGATGGCGCGTGCCGCGCGGAGGGCGGCGCGCGCACTGCCTGCGCTGCGCATGCTGATCACGGGCATCACCGGGGCGACGTCCAACAACGATCTGGGCTCCCTCACCCGGACCACGATAGGGGCGTATTCGGTACTTCTCAACGCGACTTTTGCTTTTTCCATACATAAGTAGGCGGAGTTAGGCTGGCACCATGGCCGCGTTGCGCACCGCTCCCGCGAACGCTGTGGAGGACCTGTACGCCCTGATCAGGGACAAGCGCGCCGTCAGCCGCGCGGAGATCGGCGCGCTGACCGGGATGTCCCGCACCGCGGTGGCCGCTCGGGTGAGGGAACTCACGGCGCGCGGACTCGTCGTCGAACGGGAGCAGGCCCCGTCGTCGGGCGGCCGGCCGGCCACGCTCGTGTCGTTCAACGCCGAGGCCGGGATCGTGCTGACCGCGGCGATCGGCGGCAGCCGCGCGCGGCTGGCGGTGTGCGATCTCGCCGGCGACATCCGCGCCGCCGCCGACATCGACGAAGAGCCCGGCTTCGGTCCCGAGGACCTGATGCCGACGGTCGCGGCCCGCCTCGGGGCGCTGCTCGACGAGTCCGGCCATCGCGGCGCGCGGATCTTCGGCATCGGAATAAGTCTGCCCGGGACCGTGGATCCGCAGCGTGGCTGCAGTCTCGACTCGCCGGTGCTGACCGGATGGGACGGCGTACCACTCGCGCCGTATTTCGCGGCGCTCGGCGGGGCGCCGGTGGTGTTGGAGAACGACGCGAACGCGTTCGCCCTCGCCGAATGGCGCGCCGGCGCCGGACGCACGCTCGACGATGTCCTGGTGATCAAGGCGTCCACCGGCCTGGGTGCCGGCATCGTGGCCGGCGGTGCGTTGCAGCGCGGCGCGCTGGGCGCGGCGGGGGAGTTCGGGCACGACAAGACGCCGGCCGCCGCCGGGCTACCGTGCCGGTGCGGTGACGTCGGGTGCCTGGAGGCGGTCGCGGGAGGCTGGGCCCTGGTGCGCGCGCTGAGCGACGAGGGCAGGACGGTGCACAGCCTGCGCGACGTCGTCGAGCTGGCTCACAGCGGAGACGCCTTGGCGCGCCGACTGATCCGGGAGAGTGGCCGGCACGTCGGTGAGGTCCTCGCCGGTGCGGTCAATCTCCTCAACCCCGCTGCGCTGGTGGTGGCCGGAGACGTGGCCGGCGCCTACGACATCTTCGTCGCCGGGCTGCGGGAGACGTTGTACGGCAACGCCACCGCGCTGGCCACCCGAAGCCTGCAGATCGTGCCGTCGCACTTCGGCGACCGCGCCGGCGTCACCGGCACGGCCATGACGGTGCTCGACGAGGTGCTGGCCGCAGGCGTCGCCGCCGCGGGTGCGGGCTGACGCCGGTCAGCCCGGCGCGCGCCCGAGGAACGTGTGCACGATGTTGCGTTGCCACCCCGGCACGGTCATGCTGCGCACGTCGACGAACCCGTTGCGCTGCAATCGATCACGAAACTCCGTGGCCCCGTCGAAGCGGTTGACGCTGGTGCGCAGGTAGCGGTAGAGGCCGGCGTCGCCGGAACGCACCCGACCGGCCGGGATGATGATCGTCGCGCACACGGCGTTCCATATCACGCCGGCCAGCCGTGAGTCCCGCACCGAGTACTCGTGGGCCGCGAAGACCCCGCCCGGCCGCAACAGCGCCCGCAGCGTCTGCAGCACTGGATCCGGATCGGGCAGGTTGCGCACCAGATAGGCGGCCAGGATGCCGTCGAAGGGGCCGCTCACCCCGGCCTCGGCCAGACCCTCGGCGCGGCTGTGCACGAAGCGCACCGAGTCCGGCCACTTCTTCGCCCGAGCCTGGGCGAGCATGCCCGCCGATCCGTCCACGCCGATGATCTCGGCCTGCGGGGCGACCTCGAGCAAGGCCGCGGTCGACAGGCCCGTGCCGCAGCCGATGTCGAGCAGTCGCAGCCCGCGCCCCTGATCGGGGAGCTGCATGCGGTCCGCCGACATCCGCAGATGGTCGTGGTAGCCGGGGTTGGCGCCGACCAGCCCGTCATAGGCGTCGGCGCCTGCGTCGAACGCATCGGGAACGTCATACACGCCGCGTGTCATCGGCCGAACCTTACCCAGTTTGTCCGCGAACCAGTCATCCTCCGACCTTCGCGATCACGTTTTCGGCGAACATCTCCAAGTTGCGCACCTTCGTCTCCAGCGGTTCGGTGTCCGGTCCCGTGATGTAGGGGATCCGGAACCCGACGATGACGTCGGTGACGCCCTTGTCCTCCAGGCGCTTGACGCCGTCGGGGGTGTAGGCGTCGACGGAGATCACGTGGATCTGGAAATCGGGGTTGTCCGCGGTGCCCTGTTCCTCGCGGAACCGGCCCAACGTGGCCAGCAGCGCGTCCAGCTCGGCCGGGTCACCGCCGCCGTGCATCCAGCCGTCGTTGCGGGCGGCGCGGCGCAGCGCGGCGTCGGCGTGCCCCCCGATGAGGATCGGGATGGGCTTGCTCGGGGCGGGCGTCATCTTGGTCTTGGGGATGTCGTAGAACTCGCCGTGGTACTCGAAGTACTCCCCGGTGGTCAGCCCCTTGATGATGTCGATGCACTCGTCCATCCGCTTGCCGCGCCGGGCGAACGGCACGTTCAGCAGGTCGTAGTCCTCCGGCCACGGGCTGGTGCCGACGCCGAGGCCCAGCCGGTTGTCGAACAGCGCGGCCAGCGAGCCCGCCTGCTTGGCGACCAGCGCCGGCGGACGAATCGGAAGCTTGAGCACGAAATGGTTGAAGTGCAGCCTCGTCGTCACGGCGCACAGTGCGGCGGTCAGCACGAACGACTCGATGAAGGCCTTGCCGTCGAGGAACTCGCGGCTGCCGTCCGGCGTGTACGGATAGGTCGAGTCGGACTCGAACGGGTAGGCGACGCTGTCGGGAATGGTCATCGCGTGGTAGCCGGCCGCCTCGGCCGCCTGGGCCAGAGGTAGGTAGTACGTCGGGTCGGTCATCGCTTCTGCAAAGGTGAACCGCACATCGCCTCCTGCTCGTCGCTGAGCGAATACTAGAACGTGTTCCAGTACTGCGGTGCGGCGATGGTCTTACAGGAGTGGGACGTCGACCTGCGTGTCGTCGAGCGCGAACGGGGGCGACCCGGTGCCTGCCACGCTGAACCCCGCCTGAGGCGTGCGTTCGGTCAGTCGCGCGCGGGCCGCGTGACCGCCCACCGTGACGTCGACGTCGTGGGGCAGCTTCACGTCGGGGAGGTCGGCGAAAATCGTTCCGCGCCAGTGGTATCGGCCGTCGATCGGCTCCAGCCGGCCGGCCAGCCGCACCCGGGCGGTGTGGTCGTGTCCGTCGACGGTGACGGTGGCGGGGCCGTCGTAGACGTCGTCGTCCTCCCTCTGAGTCTGTATCTCGAACGCCGACGGGATCTTGGCCCCGACCGTGCGCCAGTACCGGCCGCTGCGATGCCCGCGGCGGCGTCGCCGGTCACCGAACATGCGCTGGGTGGCCTCGCGGACCTCGATCCGCGACCCGTCGGTGCGGCTGAGATGGTGAAGGCATTTGGCGATGTAGCTCTTCTGCGCCGCGGTGTCCGGCCCGGTGAGCAGGAAGTAGTTCGGGACCCCGTGCACGGCGACCCCGAGGTAGGGCTCGAGGGCGTGGACCGACGGCGCGGCCGAGGACGGCAGCGTGCCGTCGGTCGAGATCAGCACACGGGCCGTACGTTCCCCGACCGTCCAGGTGTGGGACTGCTCGTCGAAGGACGCGTCGACCGCGCCGCTGACATAGAGCACCGTCTCGATCACAGGAAGCCGCTGCGGGTCCACACCCGACGGGCGATCGGACCCATCAGGCCGACCTCGGTGAGGAAGGCCGCGAGCGGGGCGAAGCCCAGCACCTGGACCTCGCGGCGGTGCGGGCTGCTGCGCGCGATGCGTCGCGCCTCGCGGGCATCGAGACCCACGCGGGCGTACTGGACACGGTTGGTGAACAGGTGCCGGAAGAACAGTCCGCCGGCGCCATGGATGTTGGCCACCCACAGTCGCGACAGCCTCCCCATGTGAGGGGCGCGCTTGCGCAGTCCGTCGCGCGCGAACTGGATGTGGCGGGCCTCCTCGGTGACGTGGATGCGCATCAGTCGTTGCACCAGCGGCTGCAGTTCGGGGTCGTCCATCATCTGGCGCTGCAGCGAGTCGAAGATCTCCTCGCCGACGAGCGCGGCCACCCACAGCAGTGACCCCTGGAAGGCGAACGGCAGCGCGTTGATGATGACGCGCTGATACCGCCTGGGCCGCACCGGCTTTGCGCCGATCCGGTCGATCGCCTTGCCGAACATCACCATGTGCCGGGTCTCGTCGCCGAGTTCGGTCAGTTCGTAGTGGGTGGCGCGGGCGGTCGGGTCCTGGTGCATCATCTTGCGCAGCAGCGCCTGGTTGAGGATGTTCTCGAACCAGATGCCCGCCGACAGGGTGTTGGCCAGTTCCTGGCGCGACAACTCGATCTGTTGCTCTCGGGTCATGCTGTCCCACAACGGGGTTCCGTAGAGCGACACCGTCTTGGGCGGCAGGAAGAACTTGTCCGGGTCCAGGGGTGCGTCCCAGTCGATGTCGACGACCGGTGCGAAGGATTTCTTGACCGAACCCTTCAGCAGGCGTTCGGCGAACGCGTCACGCGTCGGGGCCGTCTGGGGAATGGCTGGAGCGGACATCGCGAACGTCCCTTCGTCGTGGTGACCTCGACGGTAGGGACGCCTGCCGTGCCATGTCAATACCCCCGGTACCGGATACTTGCGGTACCGGCCGAGTTCTGGGCGCGCGGGGCATGATGAAGCGCGTGACGCTGTTTCTGCTGCGCGCCGCGCTCACCGGGGTGGCGCTGTGGGTCGTGACGCTGATCGTCCCCGGAATCGCCTTCGTCGGCGGCGACTCGACCGCGGCGCGGATCGGCATCATCTTCGTGGTCGCCGTCATCTTCGGGCTGGTCAACGCCATCATCAAGCCCGTCGTGCAGATCATCTCGATCCCGCTGTACGTGCTCACCCTCGGTCTGTTCCACATCGTGATCAACGCGTTCATGCTGTGGATCACGTCGAGGATCACCGAGCACACCACCCACTGGGGTCTGGCCATCGACGACTTCTGGTGGACCGCGATCTGGGCCGCGATCGTGTTGTCGATCGTGAGTTGGCTTCTCTCGCTGATCGTCAGGGCAGACTGAGAGGTATGCCGGAACTGCCCGAGGTCGAAGCCCTGGCCGATCATCTCCGCCGCCACGCCGTCGGGCGCACGGTCGGTCGCGTCGACGTCGCGGCGCTGTCGGTACTCAAGACGTTCGACCCCCCGCTGACCGCGCTGCACGGGCAGGAGGTCACCGGGGCGAACCGCTGGGGCAAGTACCTGGGCCTGCAGGCCGGGGACCTGCACCTGATCACCCATCTGTCCCGCGCCGGCTGGCTGCGGTGGTCGGACAAGCTCGCCGCCGCCCCGCTCAAGCCCGGCAAGGGGCCCATCGCACTGCGGGTGCACCTCGGTACGCCCGGCGAGGGGGCCGGCTTCGACCTCACCGAGGCCGGCACCCAGAAGCGGCTGGCGGTGTGGCTGACCACCGACCCGATGGCCGTCCCGCAGATCGCGTCGCTGGGCCCGGACGCACTGTCGCTGACCGCCGACGGACTGGCCGACGCGCTGCGCGGCAACTCGGGTCGGATCAAGACCGTCATCACCGACCAGAAGGTGATCGCGGGGATCGGCAACGCCTACAGCGACGAGATCCTGCACGTGGCCAAGTTGTCGCCGTTCGCCACGGCCAACAAGCTCAACGAGGCGCAGCTTGCGGCGCTGCACGACGCGATGATCTCGGTGCTGACCGACGCCGTCACGCGGTCGGTCGGTCAGCAGGCCGCCACGCTCAAGGGGGAGAAGCGCTCGGGTCTGCGGGTGCACGCCCGCACCGGCATGCCGTGCCCGGTGTGCGGCGACACCGTGCGCGAGGTGTCGTTCGCCGACAAGTCCTTCCAGTACTGCCCGACCTGTCAGACCGGCGGCAAGGTGCTCGCGGACCGCCGACTGTCCAAACTGCTCAAGTGACCCGCTCGATTTCGGCGCACTTGTCTAACTCGGTTATCCTGCGCGGGTGACTCGGCAGAAGATCCTCATCACCGGCGCCAGTTCCGGACTCGGGGCGGGCATGGCCCGCCAGTTCGCCGCCAAGGGCCGCGACCTCGCGCTGTGCGCCCGCCGGGTCGACAACCTCGACGAGCTCAAGGCCGAACTGACCGCGCGCCACCCGGGGATCACCGTCGCGACGGCCGCGCTCGACGTCAACGACCACGAGGCGGTGCCGAAGGTGTTCGCCGAACTCTCCGACGAACTCGGGGGCATCGACTGCGTGATCGTCAACGCCGGTATCGGCAAGGGCTATCCGCTGGGCGGCGGCAAGCTGTGGGCCAACAAGGCCACGATCGAGACGAATCTCGTTGCCGCCCTTGTGCAGATCGAGACCGCTCTGGAGATGTTCAAGGCGGCAGGCCGCGGCCACCTGGTGCTGGTGTCCTCCGTGCTCGGCAACGTCGGGGTGCCCGGGCACAAGGCCGCCTACGCCGCCAGCAAGGCGGGGGTCACCTCGCTGGGCGAGTCGCTGCGCGCCGAGTACCCGTCCGGCCCGATCAAGATCACCGTGCTCGAGCCCGGCTACATCGAATCCGAGATGACCGCGAAGTCGAACACCACGATGCTGATGGTCGACAACGAGACCGGCGTCAAGGCGATGGTCGACGCGATCGAGAAGGAGAAGGGCCGCGCCGTCGTCCCCGGCTGGCCGTGGTGGCCGCTGGTCGAACTGATGAAGGTGCTGCCGCCGAAGTACACCAAGCGCTTCGCCTGAGCGCTCCACCCGCAGGGGTGGGTGCTTTCATGGACCGATGCCCAACATCGATCGACGCACCCTGATGGCGATGACCGGGATCGGTCTGCTCGGCGCGGCCCTCCCGAGCAGCCCCGCCCAGGCGACTCCGTGGCCCGGACCCCCTCCCGCAGCACCCCCGCCGGCCGGGAAGTACCTGTTCGAGGACCACTTCGACGGTCCGGCGGGTTCGGCGCCGGATCGCTCGAAGTGGGAGATCGCCACCGCCCGGGAGTCGATGGAGGACCCGACGTACTGGGAACTGCCCGGCAACGTCGGCCAGTACCGCGACGACCGTCGCAACGTCTACCTCGACGGCAAGTCCAACCTCGTCTTCCACGCGGCCAAGGACGGCGACACCTACTACAGCGGCAAGGTGTTCGGCACCTACCGCGGCGGTATCGGCCACAACTGGGAAGCCCGCATCAAGCTCAACTGCCTCACCCCCGGCTGCTGGCCGGCCTGGTACCTGGCCAACAACAGCCCGGTCAATGGCGGCGAAGTCGACATCATGGAGTGGTACGGCAACGGCTCGTGGGCGCCGGGAACGGCTGTGCACGCCAAGCTCAACGGCGGCGAACACGTCAGCCAGACCATCACCGTCGACAGCGCCTGGCACACCTGGCGGGTGCAGTGGGACGACGCCGGTATGCGGTTCTGGCGGGACTACACCGACGGCGCGGCGCCCTACTTCGACGTCCCCGCGCACGCGCTGCCGGACTGGCAGTTCAACGAACCGGGCTACACGCTGTTCCCGATTCTGGACCTGGCCGTGGCCGGCTCCGGCGGCGGCGATCCGCGCGGTGGCAGTTATCCCGCCGACATGCTGATCGACTACGTGCGCGTCTGGTAGCGGTGCCGGCGTGGTCATCGTCGCTGAGCGTCGACGACCACGCCGACATCACGCGGTCCGACCGCGCTCGCTGCGGTAGCGCCGCACCAGCGCGTCGGTGGACGAGTCGGACTGCTCGGCCGGTGAGCTGTCGTCGGTCAGCACCGGCAGCAGCGCCTTCGCCTGGGTCTTGCCCAGCTCGACACCCCACTGGTCGAATGAGTCGATGCCCCAGACGACGCCCTCGGTGAACACCTGGTGTTCGTAGAGCGCCACCAGCTGACCCACCACCGACGGCGTCAGCTTGGTCGCCAGGATCGACGTGCTCGGCCGGTTGCCCGGCATCACCTTGTGCGGCACCACGTCGGCCGCTGTCCCCTCCCCGGCGATCTCGTCCGCGGTCTTGCCGAACGCCAGCACCTGGGTCTGCGCGAAGAAGTTGCTCATCAGCAGGTCATGCATGCTGCCCGTGCCGTCGGCGGTCGGCAGGTCGTCGGTCGGCTCGCTGAACCCGATGAAGTCGGCCGGGATCAGCCGGGTGCCCTGATGCAGCAATTGGTAGAACGCGTGCTGGCCGTTGGTGCCGGGCTCGCCCCAGAAGATCTCGCCGGTGCCCGTGGTCACCGGGGTGCCGTCGGCGCGCACCGACTTACCGTTGGACTCCATCGTCAGCTGCTGCAGATAGGCCGCGAACCGCGACAGATCGTTCGAATACGGAAGCACCGCACGGGTTTCCGCGCCGAAGAAGTTGTTGTACCAGAGGCCGATCATGCCCAGCAGCACCGGAGCGTTGGCCTCCAGCGGGGCGGTGCGGAAATGTTCGTCGACCAGGTGGAAACCCGCGAGGAATTCGGCGAAGCGCTCCCGGCCGATCACGGCCATCACGCTCAGGCCGATCGCGCTGTCCACGGAGTAGCGTCCGCCGACCCAGTCCCAGAAGCCGAACATGTTGTCGGTGTCGATGCCGAACTCGTCGACCAGCTTCGCGTTCGTCGACACGGCCACGAAATGCTTGCTCACCGCGTCATCGCCCAGCGCCTCGGTCAGCCAGCGCCGCGCGGCCGTCGCGTTGGTCAGCGTCTCGAGCGTCGAGAACGTCTTCGACGCGACGATGAACAGCGTCGCGGCGGGATCGAGTCCGTCGAGCTTGGCGACGAGGTCGGCAGGATCGACGTTGGACACGAAGCGCGCCGAGACGCCGGCGTCGGCGTAGTGCCGCAGCGCCTGATACACCATGACCGGTCCGAGGTCGGACCCGCCGATCCCGATGTTCACCACCGTGGTGATCCGCTCGCCCGTCGCGCCGCGCCATTCGCCGCTGCGCAGCCGGTCGGTGAAATCGCCCATCCGGTCCAGCACCTCGTGCACATCGGCGACGACGTCCTGCCCGTCGACGGTCAACTGGGCATCCCGCGGCGCCCGCAATGCGGTGTGCAGCACCGCGCGGTTCTCGGAGGTGTTGATGTGCTCGCCGGAGAACATGGCGTCGCGCCGCTCGGGCAGCCCCGCCGCCCGCGCCAGGTCGAGCAGCAGCGCCAGCGTCTCGCGCGTCACGCGGTGCTTGCTGTAGTCGATGTAGAGGTCACCGACGGTCAGCGCG contains:
- a CDS encoding MFS transporter; the protein is MTVTQERPVGPVAVVAPDPVVRWLAVVALALGGFGIGTTEFVSMGLLPDIAASFDISEPSAGHIISAYALGVVVGAPAIAALTARMARRTLLLGLIAVFTLGNLASMLAPSYETLMAARFAAGLPHGAFFGVAALSAAHLMGPQNRAKAVAHVMSGLTIATVLGVPMASWLGQSLGWRAAFGLVVAIGAVTLTALWCWLPLQLRTMQTTSPLTELGALRRPQVWLALLVGMIGFGGMFAVYTYISTTMTDVAGLPRPLIPLALMVFGLGMFCGNLAGGRLADRSVLRALYLSLGALAVALTVFVAAAHNPWTALVVLFAVGASGSSVGPALQTRLMDVAHGAQTLAAALNHSALNIGNASGAWVGGLVISAGLGYTAPAAAGAVLALAGIGVLTVSALLQRRSGG
- a CDS encoding ketohydroxyglutarate aldolase yields the protein MREPRSLLDVAPVMPVISMRSAGSARAALRAARAIAEAGLPQVQIAVDAPAAWEAIDAIRSDAPQIVVGAGAVAGAEHPALARAAGAEFLVAATADAEVRAAMRAAELPHLPTVATVLDAIEVLDEGYTDMVLHPAAALGGLRHLKALAAFAPRARFAAAGGLGPADLSGYLAAPNVGCVVADWLAPREAVRARDWTRITRLAAVSVALSTPVIRKEHAL
- a CDS encoding ROK family transcriptional regulator — its product is MAALRTAPANAVEDLYALIRDKRAVSRAEIGALTGMSRTAVAARVRELTARGLVVEREQAPSSGGRPATLVSFNAEAGIVLTAAIGGSRARLAVCDLAGDIRAAADIDEEPGFGPEDLMPTVAARLGALLDESGHRGARIFGIGISLPGTVDPQRGCSLDSPVLTGWDGVPLAPYFAALGGAPVVLENDANAFALAEWRAGAGRTLDDVLVIKASTGLGAGIVAGGALQRGALGAAGEFGHDKTPAAAGLPCRCGDVGCLEAVAGGWALVRALSDEGRTVHSLRDVVELAHSGDALARRLIRESGRHVGEVLAGAVNLLNPAALVVAGDVAGAYDIFVAGLRETLYGNATALATRSLQIVPSHFGDRAGVTGTAMTVLDEVLAAGVAAAGAG
- a CDS encoding class I SAM-dependent methyltransferase → MTRGVYDVPDAFDAGADAYDGLVGANPGYHDHLRMSADRMQLPDQGRGLRLLDIGCGTGLSTAALLEVAPQAEIIGVDGSAGMLAQARAKKWPDSVRFVHSRAEGLAEAGVSGPFDGILAAYLVRNLPDPDPVLQTLRALLRPGGVFAAHEYSVRDSRLAGVIWNAVCATIIIPAGRVRSGDAGLYRYLRTSVNRFDGATEFRDRLQRNGFVDVRSMTVPGWQRNIVHTFLGRAPG
- a CDS encoding LLM class flavin-dependent oxidoreductase, producing MRFTFAEAMTDPTYYLPLAQAAEAAGYHAMTIPDSVAYPFESDSTYPYTPDGSREFLDGKAFIESFVLTAALCAVTTRLHFNHFVLKLPIRPPALVAKQAGSLAALFDNRLGLGVGTSPWPEDYDLLNVPFARRGKRMDECIDIIKGLTTGEYFEYHGEFYDIPKTKMTPAPSKPIPILIGGHADAALRRAARNDGWMHGGGDPAELDALLATLGRFREEQGTADNPDFQIHVISVDAYTPDGVKRLEDKGVTDVIVGFRIPYITGPDTEPLETKVRNLEMFAENVIAKVGG
- a CDS encoding DUF4873 domain-containing protein, translated to MIETVLYVSGAVDASFDEQSHTWTVGERTARVLISTDGTLPSSAAPSVHALEPYLGVAVHGVPNYFLLTGPDTAAQKSYIAKCLHHLSRTDGSRIEVREATQRMFGDRRRRRGHRSGRYWRTVGAKIPSAFEIQTQREDDDVYDGPATVTVDGHDHTARVRLAGRLEPIDGRYHWRGTIFADLPDVKLPHDVDVTVGGHAARARLTERTPQAGFSVAGTGSPPFALDDTQVDVPLL
- a CDS encoding AurF N-oxygenase family protein; protein product: MSAPAIPQTAPTRDAFAERLLKGSVKKSFAPVVDIDWDAPLDPDKFFLPPKTVSLYGTPLWDSMTREQQIELSRQELANTLSAGIWFENILNQALLRKMMHQDPTARATHYELTELGDETRHMVMFGKAIDRIGAKPVRPRRYQRVIINALPFAFQGSLLWVAALVGEEIFDSLQRQMMDDPELQPLVQRLMRIHVTEEARHIQFARDGLRKRAPHMGRLSRLWVANIHGAGGLFFRHLFTNRVQYARVGLDAREARRIARSSPHRREVQVLGFAPLAAFLTEVGLMGPIARRVWTRSGFL
- a CDS encoding phage holin family protein encodes the protein MTLFLLRAALTGVALWVVTLIVPGIAFVGGDSTAARIGIIFVVAVIFGLVNAIIKPVVQIISIPLYVLTLGLFHIVINAFMLWITSRITEHTTHWGLAIDDFWWTAIWAAIVLSIVSWLLSLIVRAD
- a CDS encoding Fpg/Nei family DNA glycosylase, with translation MPELPEVEALADHLRRHAVGRTVGRVDVAALSVLKTFDPPLTALHGQEVTGANRWGKYLGLQAGDLHLITHLSRAGWLRWSDKLAAAPLKPGKGPIALRVHLGTPGEGAGFDLTEAGTQKRLAVWLTTDPMAVPQIASLGPDALSLTADGLADALRGNSGRIKTVITDQKVIAGIGNAYSDEILHVAKLSPFATANKLNEAQLAALHDAMISVLTDAVTRSVGQQAATLKGEKRSGLRVHARTGMPCPVCGDTVREVSFADKSFQYCPTCQTGGKVLADRRLSKLLK
- a CDS encoding SDR family oxidoreductase, with product MTRQKILITGASSGLGAGMARQFAAKGRDLALCARRVDNLDELKAELTARHPGITVATAALDVNDHEAVPKVFAELSDELGGIDCVIVNAGIGKGYPLGGGKLWANKATIETNLVAALVQIETALEMFKAAGRGHLVLVSSVLGNVGVPGHKAAYAASKAGVTSLGESLRAEYPSGPIKITVLEPGYIESEMTAKSNTTMLMVDNETGVKAMVDAIEKEKGRAVVPGWPWWPLVELMKVLPPKYTKRFA
- a CDS encoding glycoside hydrolase family 16 protein produces the protein MPNIDRRTLMAMTGIGLLGAALPSSPAQATPWPGPPPAAPPPAGKYLFEDHFDGPAGSAPDRSKWEIATARESMEDPTYWELPGNVGQYRDDRRNVYLDGKSNLVFHAAKDGDTYYSGKVFGTYRGGIGHNWEARIKLNCLTPGCWPAWYLANNSPVNGGEVDIMEWYGNGSWAPGTAVHAKLNGGEHVSQTITVDSAWHTWRVQWDDAGMRFWRDYTDGAAPYFDVPAHALPDWQFNEPGYTLFPILDLAVAGSGGGDPRGGSYPADMLIDYVRVW
- the pgi gene encoding glucose-6-phosphate isomerase; the protein is MGSDIAATPAWQALSRHHEQIGGASLRDLFVDDPARGTELALTVGDLYIDYSKHRVTRETLALLLDLARAAGLPERRDAMFSGEHINTSENRAVLHTALRAPRDAQLTVDGQDVVADVHEVLDRMGDFTDRLRSGEWRGATGERITTVVNIGIGGSDLGPVMVYQALRHYADAGVSARFVSNVDPADLVAKLDGLDPAATLFIVASKTFSTLETLTNATAARRWLTEALGDDAVSKHFVAVSTNAKLVDEFGIDTDNMFGFWDWVGGRYSVDSAIGLSVMAVIGRERFAEFLAGFHLVDEHFRTAPLEANAPVLLGMIGLWYNNFFGAETRAVLPYSNDLSRFAAYLQQLTMESNGKSVRADGTPVTTGTGEIFWGEPGTNGQHAFYQLLHQGTRLIPADFIGFSEPTDDLPTADGTGSMHDLLMSNFFAQTQVLAFGKTADEIAGEGTAADVVPHKVMPGNRPSTSILATKLTPSVVGQLVALYEHQVFTEGVVWGIDSFDQWGVELGKTQAKALLPVLTDDSSPAEQSDSSTDALVRRYRSERGRTA